The genomic stretch GTATGTAgaatgtgcagccactgtggaagacagtttggcaaaatggtttctcaggaagctaagagaactgccatgtgatccagcaatcctgctactaggtatatactcagaagaactgaaagcaaggacatgaacagacatcgatgttcatagcagcattattcacaattgccaaaagatggaaacaacccaagtgtccatcagctgatgaatggataaacaaactgtggtatatacatgagggaatattcagcagtaagaaggaatgaagtcctgatgtatgcaaCAATACAGATGAACTtggaagacattatgttgagtgaaataagccagacacaaaaggacatatattgtatggtctcactaatacgaactctTGGAgctaaaatctagagtataggttaaaaggaactaaaaagagggtagagactggggagctgatgcttaatttgtactgAATTGAAGGTTTGAgaaggtttattgtaaatgtttgcaaatggacagaggtaatggtagcacattactgtaagggtaactaatagcactgaattataggtgtgattatggttgaaagggtaagtttagggttgtgtatgccactagaaggaaagctagaggataaaacatgggactgtataacataatgactcctgttgtggatgatgactgtggttaactgtacaaatataagaatgttcttacataaactagaacaaatgtacatccttattataaggtgttaatattaggatggtatatggggaaaaatacaactaatgcaaactacagtctatagttaaaagtaacattgtaatattgttGCAACAATTgttaacaaaggtactatacaaACGCTAAGTCTCAATAATGGGGGgtatatagaaacattttttacatgacttttctctaaacctacaacttttctaattaaaaaaaaaacacaataattttttaaaaattgtatggaTTGAGTTACATGGGAATTGTGATAAAAACACCTAACTATAATAATTGCTTGCTTCAGTAATACATGTATAAGCAAGTAAAAATGGTACTCTGGTGCTTTGAATAAACATACCATAAAGAGGTAAGCAAATCAGTTTTGATGATTCCACATATGTCATGGAAGTTCTCTTTCCTTTGGGAAAACTTCCATCATAGGAACCCATCCCACTGCCACTATCTTCTAGAAGAAAGGTAAAATCCCtataatgtcatttatttctgactCCTATCAATCACGGAATCATACACAATATATTTTAACCTAATATATTATTTCCCATATAAATGATTTTGCTTCTTTCTGgttctatctttctttttaaaataagtttaaatagGGATTCTCATGGAGAATAAGGCACACATAAAACTGATTTCTTAATGAAAGAATGCTTGCCCTGATGGGAAGTTTGAACAGGGGAAAACTAAAGATGTGAGGCAGCATTCAGCTTTCCTGTGCAGTTGTTTCGGACCCTctgacctttttaaaaattttattttgagggaaatgcaaactgTAGTTTATACTAATGTTACATGCTTCTCTTCCCCATCTTCTTCAGCAATAGACCTGGCTGCTATGCAAATATTATTCACGAGTTATAAATGTTATCAAAGGTCCTTTCTTGGAATATTTATCAAAACTCCATGAAATCTGATTGAAACAAAatagctcccccacccccaccccccactacaAAAATCCAGAATTGTTAACAgaaacaagcaaaataaatacCTAGGAAAGAATGACAATTTAGAAGcatattccattatatgcttGTTATATTAAATTGGTatgaaaaatgtatgaaaaacactttatattttaataaaaggtaatAAAAGCCACTGTTTAAgcaccccccccttttttttttaactttagggTACAtgtacttaaaaaacaaaacaacaaaattggTTCAGGGGCTTTTTTCAGATCAAATGATATTACAGTCTCTCCAGCAGCATGCTCTTAAGCAATTCTCTAGGTGTGATCAGTCACATAAGATACCAAATGGTGACAGTCTGTTTCACATTTGTTCCTCATAATTCCTAAGTGGTCACTATCTAATATTTTCACTTCTGGGTAAGAGAAAAGGCGTTTTGGTCCATTAATTCACCTACTCGCTCCTGGAGGACATTAACTAACTCTGCTATTACGAAGACGTGAGTGTCGTCAATGTCTTGAATGATGAACTTCTTCCCTAGAGCATTGGACTCATCCAAGTAGAGCAGGAACTGCTTCATGGCAGGATCGCTGTGGAGATAAAGATATGATTATAAGATGCCTTGTCAAATTATACCATGAGCAATTAAATTTGAGCATGTAGAATTTTTAGGATAATTTAAAAAGTTCTGAGCTGCTATTCAATTCCTtaccctctctctccctcaagTGTTAACAAATTATAGATAGGGCTTCATTTTAGAACTGTCAGCGTGAATTTGGGAGAAAGAGGCCaatgaaaagatttaaaaaaaatacgcCACTGAcaagtgaaaaaataaaggaatgctCAAAGCTTTGAAGTTAATAGGGCCTAAAATCACAGGCTCcttaatagatttaaaaaatgaaatttccttACTTGCCCatgatttacaaaaacaataGCTATTCATTATCTTGCCAGTGATAAATTAACTTACAAAACCCAGCTAAATAGTCAATTTAATAAAATAGAGTGTATAGCAAGAGACCAATCTGACTGCAATCCCAGCTTCATGACCTAGTTTTGTGACCTTCACCAAGTTCTTAATCCACTAGAGCCTCTGTTCTCAACTATAATAGTGAGCCTATATTAACAGAACTGTTATGGAAGTTGAAGATAAACGCCAAGGACAGGGTCTGGTTTGCAGTAGatcctcaaatatttttccttccttaaaaTGAGTCTAAACTGTCATTCAGAATCTTTGAAGAAAATCTAGCACTACCTCTTTAAGAATATGAGGTCAAAGAAGAGATCCAAATtcaattctctttatttctgatttttactttttccttacaAAGGAAAGAGGGATACAATTTCTTGGTAGGTAGTACAAATTTACAGAAATATGTCTCTTTCATAAAAACCCCAAATCACAGTGGACTCTCTTTTGATCTAATATACAATAATGTGTTTAGCAAAAGatgaatataaaaatgtcttGTAGTACACAGATTCAATTCTTACAGAAAATTGAATCTCAGACAATTTTTTAGTATACTGAGAAATATCAACATCAATTATAAAGATAACCTTTAATGCAAAAAAGTCCAGTGTAAtttacagaaaacaataaaaataagttttaagtACAAACAGGGGTATAAATGAAGCAGGATTTATTTCAGTAGCAAAGAGTATGATTAATGATATGTTAACTATGAAATAAAATCAAGCCTGACTGAAGAGATGATTTTCTTAACTAGTTTCTACAACTTACCATTAAAATGGTTTTATTAACAATTTAATGTGTTGTATAATGATGTAAATAAATAGACAGGCCCATGTCAGAATTGTCACAGATTCTGAATTGAGTTTCTAAATCTCACACTTAGGTTCGGTAACTTAGGTTACATTTATCCACTTAGGTTCAGCAAAATGTAGTTCAGTTTTACGGTAGCAGTATTAGAAGACCATACTCACGTGGGGAATTGATTTGTTCATGAGTAGTATATTTgctattttaagttttatttactGACTCCATAGATATTTATTGTGATCCTATTATACACCTGGGGAATCAGCAGTGAACAAACAATACATAGGAATCCTTGTTgttatggagcttacattctagtggtaAGTGCTacgacaaacaaaaaacaaaccaccaGGGAAATAGGATAAGAAATGACTAAGATGACAGATTTTGCAGTTTTAAATAGGAAGGTCAGAGATGGCCTTACTGAAAAGGTAACATCTGAACAAACAGACCAAAGAAGAGTGAGCAAACCTCGTGGAGTATTTGGgggaaagcattccaggcagatcAAAGAGCAAGAAGGACAGTGTGGGTAGAGTGGGGAGACTGAAAGGGGGAAGTAGTAGGAGACCAGCCAGAAAGTCATGAACTCATCCAGATCACGGAGAGCCTTGGAAGATTTTAGGTACTATGGTCTTACTCTGAGTGACATGATGTAACTTATGgataacttaaatttaaaatataaaggtcATACTGGCTGCTGAGTTGAGAAAAgatgggcagggagggagggcagaggagaggtAAGGGTGGAAACACAGAATCCAATCAGAAGGCTGTTTCActaatccaggcaagagatgatgatgATTTGGATAtaggtggtgtgctggtttgaatcaatTATGCCCCCAACAAAAGCCAATATGTATCTTTAataaaatcttgtgggggctgacttactagccttttgattagggtggaaccatctgattgagtgtttccatggagatgtgactcagccaactgtggatgagacctctgattaaattatttccatggagatgtgaccctgctcattctgggtgggtcttaattggatcactggagtcctttaagagagctcacggaaacaaggagcagagagaagctgagaaacacATTAATAATccagtttgcccccaggagaagctaagaggtgacacagacccagacatttggagatgctaagctaagagatgaagcccagagtttgccctggagaagttaagagaggactcccagatgcttagagagaaacaccccaggagaaccaagcagagagctgagagaagctgaaacagaagctgagacattttggagaaagctgttttgaaaccagaaaccgggagacaaaggaccagcagacaccagccacgtgccttcccagctgacagagctgttctgatgccatcagcctttctttagtgaaggaatactcttgttgatgcctcagtatggaaacttttatggcctaagaactataaatttgtaacctaataaatccccttcataaaagccaatacatttctgatattttgcataatggcagagctaacaaactggaacaggtggtaACAGTGCAGATGATGATAAGTGGTTGACTCTAGATATACGTTCAATGTAAAGCCAGAATGATTTGCTCAATCTAGATATGAGCTTTGGAAAGGCGGAATCAAGATTTCTTGTCTGAGGATGGAGGTGACTTTCACTGAAATGAGGCGGAATGTGGAAAGAACAATTTTGCAGGTAAAATCAAGTGTTCAGTTTTACAAATTTCAGGAGGAAAATATACCCACGTCTCTGAATGACTAAAAGGTTAGGTgcaaaaacaattataaatgggGTAACAAGATAGCGGCTTCTAAATATTTGAAGTACTGATGAATGCAATGGCATTGCCAAGCCCATTAAGTTGGAGGCCAGTTATTTTTGGTGATTTGTAATATGGCCAGAAAGGACCAATgaggaattttgttttgttttgttttattgaaaaAATTGTTTCTACGtagctgtctttttaaaaaaaaaaaagtttagtttTAGGCATGTTATATTTGAGATGCCTGTTAGGCAACTAAGTGAAGATGAATAGGCGGCAGGATATACAATTCtggagtttatttatttatttattttttaatcttcattttattgagatatattcacataccacgcagtcatacaaaacaactcgtactttcgattgttcacagtaccattacatagttgtacattcatcacctaaatcaatccctgacaccttcattagcacacacacaaaaataacaagaataataattagagtgaaaaagagcaattgaagtaaaaaagaacactgggtacctttgtctgtttgtttccttcccctatttttctactcatccatccataaactagacaaagtggagtgtggtccttatggctttcccaatcccattgtcacccctcataagctacatttttatacaattgtcttcgagattcatgggttctgggttgcagtttgatagtttcaggtatccaccaccagctaccccaattctttgggacctaaaaagggttgtctaaattgtgcctaagagtgcccaccagagtgacctctcagctccttttggaatctctctgccactgaagcttatttcatttcctttcacatcccccttttggtcaagaagatgttctccgtcccacgatgccaggtctacattcctccccgggagtcatattccatgttaccagggagattcactcccctgggtgtctgatcccatgtaagggggagggcagtgattttacctttcaagttggcttagctagagagagagggccacatctgagcaacaaagaggcattcgggaggaggctcttaggcacaaatatagggaggcctagcctctcctttgcagcaaccgtcttccaaagggtaaaacctatggtagagggctcaacccatcaaaccaccagtcccctatgtctgtggtcatgttagcaaccatggaggtggggtaggccaatacccctgcattctccaccggctcctcaaggaggctctacatatttttttcctcgatttttttttttctttaaatcaactgtatgaaaaaaaaatacaataaaagaacatttcaaagagaccataacaagggagtaagaaaaagacaactaacctaactgctttacttccaacctgttcctactttaccccaagaaagttacctaatatagcaacatttctgtgaacttgttcctactatatccatcagaaattaacagaccatagtcattcctgggcatccctagaacgttaaatagcttatccattctttttggattattgttcccccttccttaattgctctctattgctagttcccctacattctacattataaaccatttgttttacatttttcaaagttcacattagtggtagcatataatatttctctttttgtgcctggcttatttcgctcagcattatgtcttcaaggttcatccatgttgtcatatgtttcacgagatcgttccttcttactgctgtgtagtattccatcgtgtgtatatacca from Choloepus didactylus isolate mChoDid1 chromosome 2, mChoDid1.pri, whole genome shotgun sequence encodes the following:
- the GTF2H5 gene encoding general transcription factor IIH subunit 5; its protein translation is MVNVLKGVLIECDPAMKQFLLYLDESNALGKKFIIQDIDDTHVFVIAELVNVLQERVGELMDQNAFSLTQK